From the genome of Halomonas sp. 1513, one region includes:
- a CDS encoding amino acid dehydrogenase, whose product MTRETLVLGAGMVGTSIAYHLARRGRAVTLLDRCGPGEETSFGNAGIIQREAVKPYPFPRDLATLLRVLPNRQIDIRYRPRGLLAAAGPLLQYWRHSTPARHAQAVPAYASLTVRCTEEHQALIAAAGAESLVCKQGWLDGFREQASLEAQVANAEAIAAAYGVTHEVLDAAALKAREPHLRGGLLGAVHWTNGWTVRDPGALVKAYAAAFEAAGGRVEQAEARRLEQTASGWRLHTAAGVHEAEELVLATGPWSSRWLAALGYRVPLFPKRGYHMHYAMQDDTRLHHWLRDADAGYLLAPMRAGVRLTTGAELTTLDAAPRYGQLDAAERVARELLPLGERCDAEPWMGSRPCVADMLPVIGAAPRHDGLWLAFGHGHQGFTLGPVTGRVLAEQMCGETPAVDLAPFQLARFAS is encoded by the coding sequence ATGACCCGCGAGACCCTGGTGCTAGGCGCCGGCATGGTTGGCACTTCGATTGCGTACCACCTGGCGCGGCGCGGGCGCGCGGTGACGCTGCTCGACCGCTGCGGGCCGGGGGAGGAGACCTCCTTCGGCAATGCCGGGATCATCCAGCGCGAGGCGGTCAAGCCGTACCCCTTTCCCCGCGACCTGGCGACCCTGCTGCGGGTGCTGCCCAACCGCCAGATCGATATCCGTTACCGCCCCCGCGGGCTGCTCGCCGCGGCCGGGCCGCTGCTGCAGTACTGGCGGCACTCCACGCCGGCGCGCCACGCACAGGCGGTGCCGGCCTACGCCTCATTGACGGTGCGCTGCACCGAGGAGCACCAGGCGCTGATCGCCGCCGCCGGCGCCGAGTCGCTGGTGTGCAAGCAGGGCTGGCTGGACGGCTTTCGTGAGCAGGCCTCCTTGGAGGCTCAGGTCGCCAACGCCGAGGCCATCGCCGCGGCGTACGGCGTGACCCATGAGGTGCTCGACGCCGCCGCGCTCAAGGCCCGCGAGCCCCACCTGCGCGGCGGCTTGCTGGGCGCGGTGCACTGGACCAACGGCTGGACGGTGCGCGACCCCGGGGCGCTGGTCAAAGCCTATGCCGCGGCCTTTGAGGCCGCCGGCGGGCGCGTCGAGCAGGCCGAAGCCCGGCGCCTGGAGCAGACCGCCAGCGGTTGGCGGCTGCACACCGCGGCCGGCGTGCACGAGGCCGAGGAGCTGGTGCTGGCCACCGGGCCCTGGTCGTCGCGCTGGCTGGCCGCGCTTGGCTATCGCGTGCCGCTGTTTCCCAAGCGCGGCTACCATATGCACTATGCGATGCAGGACGATACCCGGCTCCACCACTGGCTGCGCGACGCCGATGCCGGCTACCTGCTGGCGCCGATGCGCGCCGGGGTGCGCCTCACCACCGGTGCCGAGCTGACCACCCTGGACGCCGCGCCGCGCTACGGCCAGCTCGACGCCGCCGAGCGCGTCGCCCGCGAGCTGCTGCCGCTCGGCGAGCGATGCGACGCCGAGCCGTGGATGGGCAGCCGCCCCTGCGTGGCCGACATGCTGCCGGTGATCGGTGCCGCACCGCGGCACGATGGGCTGTGGCTCGCTTTCGGCCACGGCCATCAGGGTTTTACGCTGGGCCCTGTCACCGGCCGCGTGCTGGCAGAGCAGATGTGTGGCGAAACGCCGGCGGTGGATCTCGCGCCCTTTCAGCTGGCGCGTTTCGCGTCGTGA
- a CDS encoding carbamoyl-phosphate synthase small subunit (catalyzes production of carbamoyl phosphate from bicarbonate and glutamine in pyrimidine and arginine biosynthesis pathways; forms an octamer composed of four CarAB dimers), with protein sequence MNRPAILALEDGSVFHGTAIGADGQTSGEVVFNTAMTGYQEILTDPSYTRQIVTLTYPHIGNTGVNAEDVESDAIAAAGLVIRDLPLLASSFRSEQSLSDYLKSQNVLGIADIDTRRLTRILRDKGSQNGAILAGVDAEGDDAVERALAAARAFPGLKGMDLAKVVSCQTPYEWSEGEWTLGEGYADTTQGERPFHVVAYDYGVKRNILRMLASRGCRLTVVPAQTPASEVLAMKPDGVFLANGPGDPEPCDYAIKAIGEILETQLPVFGICLGHQLLALASGAKTLKMSHGHHGANHPVQDLDSGQVMITSQNHGFAADEASLPANLRATHRSLFDGTLQGIERTDRPAFSFQGHPEASPGPRDVSPLFDRFVEMMKARR encoded by the coding sequence TTGAACAGACCCGCGATATTGGCCTTGGAAGATGGCAGCGTATTCCACGGCACCGCGATCGGCGCCGATGGGCAAACCAGCGGTGAGGTGGTGTTCAATACGGCCATGACCGGCTATCAGGAGATTCTCACCGACCCCTCCTACACACGACAGATCGTCACTCTCACCTATCCGCATATCGGCAACACCGGCGTCAACGCTGAGGACGTCGAGTCCGACGCCATCGCCGCCGCCGGCCTGGTGATCCGCGACCTGCCGCTGCTGGCCAGCAGCTTCCGCTCCGAGCAGTCGCTCTCCGACTACCTCAAGAGCCAGAACGTGCTCGGCATCGCCGACATCGACACCCGCCGACTGACCCGCATCCTGCGCGACAAGGGCTCGCAGAACGGCGCGATCCTGGCCGGCGTTGATGCCGAAGGCGACGACGCCGTCGAGCGTGCCCTGGCCGCCGCCCGCGCCTTCCCCGGCCTCAAGGGCATGGACCTAGCCAAGGTGGTCTCCTGCCAGACGCCCTACGAGTGGAGCGAGGGCGAATGGACCCTGGGTGAGGGCTATGCCGATACCACGCAGGGCGAGCGCCCCTTCCACGTGGTGGCCTACGACTACGGCGTCAAGCGCAACATCCTGCGCATGCTGGCCAGCCGCGGCTGCCGGCTCACGGTGGTGCCGGCCCAGACCCCGGCCAGCGAGGTGCTGGCGATGAAGCCGGACGGCGTGTTCCTGGCCAACGGTCCCGGCGACCCCGAGCCCTGCGACTATGCCATCAAGGCCATCGGCGAGATCCTCGAGACCCAGCTGCCGGTGTTCGGCATCTGCCTGGGCCACCAGCTGCTGGCGCTGGCCAGCGGCGCCAAGACGCTGAAGATGAGCCACGGCCACCACGGCGCCAACCACCCGGTGCAGGACCTCGACAGCGGCCAGGTGATGATCACTAGCCAGAACCATGGCTTCGCCGCCGACGAGGCGAGCCTGCCGGCCAATCTGCGTGCCACGCACCGTTCGCTGTTCGACGGCACCCTGCAGGGGATCGAGCGTACCGACCGGCCGGCGTTCAGCTTCCAGGGCCACCCCGAGGCGAGCCCCGGGCCGCGCGATGTGTCGCCGCTGTTCGACCGCTTCGTCGAGATGATGAAGGCGCGCCGCTGA
- a CDS encoding 4-hydroxy-tetrahydrodipicolinate reductase yields the protein MTRIAIVGVAGRMGRTLVAAVEQDAEATLAGGLVEPGSSLAGVDIGELAGLGKCGVAAAATLDDIVDDFDVLIDFTAPEVTLANLAFCAAHGKRIVIGTTGLDDAQLAELDGYRDKLAMVFAPNMSVGVNLTLKLLETAARALGDEGYDIEVIEAHHRHKVDAPSGTALKMGEVVADSLGRTLMEHGVFERVGQCGPRDAKEIGFATVRAGDIVGEHTVMFATEGERIEITHKASSRMTFAKGAVRAARWVAEQGKGRYSMQDVLGL from the coding sequence ATGACCCGTATCGCTATCGTCGGTGTCGCCGGCCGCATGGGCCGCACTCTGGTCGCCGCCGTGGAGCAGGATGCCGAGGCTACCCTGGCGGGTGGCCTAGTCGAGCCGGGCAGCTCGCTTGCCGGTGTGGATATCGGCGAGCTGGCCGGGCTTGGCAAGTGTGGTGTCGCGGCGGCGGCGACGCTCGACGATATCGTCGACGACTTCGATGTGCTGATCGACTTCACCGCGCCGGAGGTAACGCTGGCCAACCTGGCGTTCTGCGCCGCGCACGGCAAGCGCATCGTGATCGGCACCACCGGCCTGGATGACGCCCAGCTGGCGGAGCTCGACGGCTACCGCGACAAGCTGGCGATGGTCTTCGCGCCGAACATGAGCGTGGGGGTGAACCTCACGCTGAAGCTGCTCGAGACTGCCGCCAGGGCGCTGGGCGACGAGGGCTACGATATCGAGGTGATCGAGGCCCACCATCGCCACAAGGTGGATGCCCCCTCCGGCACGGCGCTGAAGATGGGCGAGGTGGTGGCCGATTCCCTGGGTCGCACGCTCATGGAGCACGGCGTCTTCGAGCGGGTCGGCCAGTGCGGGCCGCGGGATGCCAAGGAGATCGGCTTTGCCACCGTGCGCGCCGGCGATATCGTCGGCGAGCACACCGTAATGTTCGCCACCGAGGGCGAGCGCATCGAGATCACTCACAAGGCCTCGAGCCGCATGACCTTTGCCAAGGGCGCGGTGCGTGCCGCGCGCTGGGTGGCCGAGCAGGGTAAGGGGCGGTATAGCATGCAGGATGTGCTGGGGCTATAG
- a CDS encoding EamA family transporter, whose product MLLWALLVGLSFPAVGVMSEGLPPLQLTALRFAIASLALWPLARRAADWWPARRGLLLYALMGLCLAGFFGAMFWAAHRATALSMATLYVVVPLLAFSFGVVASVERLAWRLPLILALGACGALGLAFAEARNGGDGLQFGSGELVFFGGCLSTALYPVLSKWGLNRGWLSGSAAARTFWSLALGGALIGLAGSLVEPLAGLARMTAFDLLLVVYLGLCSSAMTFWLMQRATAALTPGAVTAYSYLVPFVSMLLLFASDPAQIGWAWLPGSVLIVVAMVLLLRGDRASA is encoded by the coding sequence ATGCTGCTATGGGCGCTGCTGGTAGGGCTGTCGTTCCCCGCCGTGGGGGTAATGAGCGAGGGCCTGCCGCCACTGCAGCTGACCGCGCTGCGCTTTGCCATCGCCTCGCTGGCGCTGTGGCCGCTGGCGCGCCGCGCCGCCGACTGGTGGCCTGCGCGGCGCGGACTGCTGCTGTACGCGCTGATGGGGCTGTGCCTGGCGGGCTTCTTCGGCGCCATGTTCTGGGCCGCGCATCGCGCCACGGCGCTGTCGATGGCCACCCTCTACGTGGTGGTGCCGCTGCTGGCGTTCAGCTTCGGCGTAGTGGCAAGCGTCGAGCGGCTGGCCTGGCGGCTGCCGCTGATCCTGGCGCTGGGCGCCTGCGGGGCGCTGGGGTTGGCGTTTGCCGAGGCGCGCAACGGCGGTGACGGGCTGCAGTTCGGCAGCGGCGAGCTGGTGTTCTTCGGCGGTTGTTTATCCACCGCGCTGTATCCGGTGCTCAGCAAGTGGGGGCTCAATCGCGGCTGGCTGTCGGGGTCGGCGGCGGCGCGCACCTTCTGGAGCCTGGCGCTGGGCGGCGCGCTGATCGGCCTGGCCGGCAGCCTGGTCGAGCCGCTGGCCGGCCTGGCGCGGATGACGGCATTCGACCTGCTGCTAGTGGTCTACCTGGGGCTGTGCTCCAGCGCCATGACCTTCTGGCTGATGCAGCGCGCCACCGCGGCGCTGACCCCGGGGGCGGTCACCGCCTATAGCTACCTGGTGCCGTTCGTCTCGATGCTGCTGCTGTTCGCCAGCGACCCGGCGCAGATCGGCTGGGCCTGGCTGCCCGGCAGCGTGCTGATCGTGGTCGCCATGGTGTTGCTGCTGCGCGGCGATCGGGCCAGCGCCTAG
- a CDS encoding molecular chaperone DnaJ gives MSKRDYYEVLGVERGADQKEIKKAYRRLAQKFHPDRNPDDDSAAEKFREVSEAYEVLTDSEKRAAYDQFGHAGVDGQGGGFGGGGFGGGAGAGGFSDIFGDVFGDIFGGGGGRRHPNAPQRGSDLRYNLELDLEDAVAGTSVDIRVPRHIDCERCDGEGAEPGSTKETCPTCAGHGQVRMQQGFFAVQQTCPTCHGSGQHIKVPCHKCNGEGRVRETRTLSVKIPAGVDTGDRIRLNGEGESGINGGPPGDLYVQVAIKPHRIFQRDGRHLQCEVPINFVDAALGGELEVPTLDGRVKLKIPAETQTGKLFRLKGKGVKPVRGGPAGDLLCKVVLETPVKLSEHQKELLRQFQDSLGESNSHSPKKSGFFDGVKKFFEDMKP, from the coding sequence ATGTCCAAACGTGACTATTACGAGGTGCTCGGCGTCGAGCGCGGGGCCGATCAGAAAGAGATCAAGAAGGCCTACCGGCGCCTGGCCCAGAAATTTCATCCGGATCGCAATCCGGACGACGACAGCGCGGCGGAGAAATTCCGCGAGGTCTCCGAGGCCTACGAGGTCCTGACCGACAGCGAGAAGCGCGCCGCCTATGACCAGTTCGGCCATGCCGGCGTCGACGGCCAGGGCGGCGGCTTCGGCGGCGGCGGTTTCGGCGGTGGCGCCGGGGCCGGCGGCTTCAGCGACATCTTCGGCGACGTGTTCGGCGATATCTTCGGCGGTGGCGGCGGACGTCGCCATCCCAACGCCCCGCAGCGCGGCAGCGACCTGCGCTACAACCTCGAGCTCGACCTCGAGGATGCGGTGGCCGGCACCAGCGTCGACATCCGCGTGCCGCGCCACATCGACTGCGAGCGCTGCGACGGCGAGGGTGCCGAGCCGGGCTCCACCAAGGAGACCTGCCCGACCTGCGCCGGCCACGGCCAGGTGCGCATGCAGCAGGGCTTCTTCGCCGTGCAGCAGACCTGCCCCACCTGCCACGGCAGCGGCCAGCACATCAAGGTGCCGTGCCACAAGTGCAACGGCGAAGGCCGCGTGCGCGAGACCCGTACCCTGTCGGTGAAGATTCCTGCCGGCGTGGACACCGGCGACCGCATTCGCCTCAACGGCGAAGGCGAGAGCGGCATCAACGGCGGCCCGCCCGGTGACCTCTATGTGCAGGTGGCGATCAAGCCGCACCGCATCTTCCAGCGCGACGGCCGTCACCTGCAGTGCGAGGTGCCGATCAACTTCGTCGACGCCGCCCTGGGTGGTGAACTCGAAGTGCCGACCCTGGATGGCCGGGTCAAGCTCAAGATCCCCGCCGAGACCCAGACCGGCAAGCTGTTCCGGCTCAAGGGCAAGGGCGTAAAGCCGGTGCGCGGCGGCCCCGCCGGCGACCTGCTGTGCAAGGTCGTGCTCGAGACCCCGGTCAAGCTCAGCGAGCACCAGAAGGAGCTGCTGCGCCAGTTCCAGGACAGCCTCGGCGAGAGCAACAGCCACTCGCCCAAGAAGAGCGGCTTCTTCGACGGCGTGAAGAAGTTCTTCGAGGACATGAAGCCGTAA